In the Acidovorax sp. A79 genome, one interval contains:
- the cysT gene encoding sulfate ABC transporter permease subunit CysT: protein MNGKKSAPRSARRVLPGFGLTLGYTLFYLSIIVLIPLSALIFKTFTLTWEQFWAAISAPRVMASYRLTFGASFLAALVNLVFGLLIAWVLVRYKFPGKKIVDALVDLPFALPTAVAGISLTALLAGNGWVGSILEPLGIQLAFKPAGIVIALIFIGLPFVVRTVQPVLEDAEKELEEAATCLGATRLQTFTKVILPSITPALLTGFAMAFARAVGEYGSVIFIAGNMPMVSEITPLIIIGKLEQYDYAGATAVAVVMLVISFILLLIINALQAWQRRHAGAPA, encoded by the coding sequence ATGAACGGTAAAAAAAGCGCACCAAGAAGCGCTAGGAGGGTATTGCCCGGCTTTGGGCTGACCCTGGGCTACACGCTTTTCTATCTGAGCATCATCGTGCTGATCCCGCTGTCGGCACTGATCTTCAAGACCTTCACGCTGACCTGGGAGCAGTTCTGGGCGGCCATCAGCGCGCCGCGCGTGATGGCCTCGTACCGGCTGACCTTCGGGGCCTCGTTCCTCGCGGCGCTGGTCAACCTGGTGTTCGGCCTGCTGATTGCCTGGGTGCTGGTGCGCTACAAGTTTCCGGGCAAGAAGATCGTCGATGCACTGGTGGACCTGCCGTTCGCCCTGCCCACGGCGGTGGCCGGCATCTCGCTGACCGCCTTGCTGGCCGGCAACGGCTGGGTCGGCAGCATCCTGGAACCCCTGGGCATTCAGCTCGCGTTCAAGCCCGCGGGCATCGTGATCGCGCTCATCTTCATCGGCCTGCCGTTCGTGGTGCGCACCGTGCAGCCCGTGCTGGAAGACGCCGAAAAAGAGCTGGAAGAGGCCGCCACCTGCCTGGGCGCCACGCGTCTGCAGACCTTCACCAAGGTCATCCTGCCCTCCATCACGCCCGCGCTGCTCACCGGCTTTGCCATGGCATTCGCGCGGGCGGTGGGGGAATACGGCTCGGTGATCTTCATCGCTGGCAACATGCCCATGGTGTCTGAAATCACGCCGCTGATCATCATCGGCAAGCTCGAGCAGTACGACTACGCCGGCGCCACCGCCGTGGCCGTGGTCATGCTGGTCATCTCGTTCATCCTGCTGCTCATCATCAACGCACTACAGGCATGGCAGCGACGCCACGCGGGGGCTCCAGCATGA
- a CDS encoding sulfate ABC transporter substrate-binding protein, translated as MTSLKLKTLLATMALAASGMAAAQNSLLNVSYDVAREFYKDYNAAFAAHYKKTTGQDVKIDQSHAGSSAQARAVNDGLAADVVTMNTTTDVQFLADSGVVAKDWAKKFPHDASPTTSTMLFLVRNGNPKGIKDWEDLIKPGVQVIVVNPKTGGNGRYAYLAAWGAVREKGGTEAQAAEFVGKLYKNVPILAKGGRDATATFLQRNQGDVLITFESEVVSIDREFGAGKVDAIYPSVSVVAENPVAVVERTVAKKGTAQLAKAYLDYLYSEEAQEIAAKHAIRPRSETVLKKYADTFKPLKQFTVAKYFGSLTEAQKVHFNDGGQFDKLYTPGAK; from the coding sequence ATGACCTCTTTGAAACTCAAGACCCTTCTGGCCACCATGGCCCTGGCTGCCAGCGGCATGGCCGCTGCACAGAATTCGCTGCTCAACGTGTCGTACGACGTGGCCCGAGAGTTCTACAAGGACTACAACGCCGCCTTCGCTGCCCACTACAAGAAGACCACCGGCCAGGACGTGAAGATCGACCAGTCGCACGCCGGCTCCAGCGCCCAGGCGCGCGCCGTGAACGACGGCCTGGCGGCCGACGTGGTGACCATGAATACGACGACCGACGTGCAGTTCCTCGCCGACAGCGGCGTGGTCGCCAAGGACTGGGCCAAGAAATTCCCGCACGACGCATCGCCCACCACCTCGACCATGCTGTTCCTGGTGCGCAACGGCAACCCCAAGGGCATCAAGGACTGGGAAGACCTGATCAAGCCCGGTGTGCAGGTGATCGTGGTGAACCCCAAGACCGGCGGCAACGGCCGCTATGCCTACCTGGCCGCCTGGGGCGCCGTGCGCGAAAAGGGTGGCACCGAGGCGCAGGCCGCCGAATTCGTGGGCAAGCTCTACAAGAACGTGCCCATCCTGGCCAAGGGCGGCCGCGATGCCACGGCCACCTTCCTGCAGCGCAATCAGGGCGATGTGCTGATCACTTTCGAATCCGAGGTGGTCTCCATCGACCGCGAGTTCGGCGCCGGCAAGGTTGATGCCATCTACCCCTCGGTGAGCGTGGTGGCCGAGAACCCCGTGGCCGTGGTGGAACGCACCGTGGCCAAGAAGGGCACCGCCCAGCTGGCCAAGGCGTACCTGGACTACCTGTACTCCGAGGAAGCCCAGGAAATCGCCGCCAAGCACGCGATCCGCCCGCGTTCTGAAACGGTGCTCAAGAAGTACGCCGATACCTTCAAGCCGCTCAAGCAGTTCACGGTGGCCAAGTACTTCGGTTCGCTGACCGAAGCGCAGAAGGTGCACTTCAACGACGGCGGCCAGTTCGACAAGCTCTACACGCCCGGCGCCAAGTAG